In one Camelus dromedarius isolate mCamDro1 chromosome 31, mCamDro1.pat, whole genome shotgun sequence genomic region, the following are encoded:
- the SELPLG gene encoding P-selectin glycoprotein ligand 1 isoform X4, whose product MFLQLLLLLTPLGPGSSLQLITHSEFVWDYDGSDYYSHGTDFPGVLETRTEDPSLSLKLLNVTGTSGQRDFAGPETSESASLGVATRDSAVLYAGAAATGILSTELATQGIFITRGPLTTEPLTVTPSITEGPSTEGVPSTELATVQALSTGPAGTLAPTTEPAATEALSTGLASVVALTTEPAASEALTTGPASMVAPTTEPAATEALTTGPASMVALTTEPAATEALSTGTASTVALTTEPAATEALTTGLASMVAPTTEPAATEAQSTEALSTESTSTEALTTEHIIVKSPSRAPTVSPSPTEGPLDHNPVKQCLLAILILALVATVFLVCTVVLAIRLSRKNHTYPVRNYSPTEMVCISSLLPEGAEGSTATANGGLSKAKSQGLKAETGEDREGDDLTLHSFLP is encoded by the coding sequence ATTCACATGGCACAGACTTTCCAGGAGTGCTTGAAACCAGGACTGAGGACCCATCCCTGAGCCTCAAGCTTCTGAATGTGACAGGAACATCAGGACAGAGAGATTTTGCAGGGCCTGAAACATCTGAGTCTGCCTCTCTGGGGGTGGCCACAAGGGACTCTGCTGTCCTGTATGCAGGTGCGGCAGCCACTGGGATTCTGAGCACAGAACTGGCCACGCAGGGAATTTTCATCACACGGGGCCCTCTGACCACAGAACCCCTCACTGTAACCCCTTCCATCACAGAGGGTCCATCCACAGAAGGAGTGCCATCCACAGAGTTGGCCACAGTGCAGGCCCTGTCCACAGGGCCAGCAGGCACATTGGCACCAACCACAGAACCTGCAGCCACCGAGGCTCTGTCCACGGGTCTGGCAAGTGTGGTGGCACTGACCACAGAACCTGCAGCCAGCGAGGCTCTGACCACAGGGCCAGCAAGTATGGTGGCACCGACCACAGAACCTGCAGCCACCGAGGCTCTGACCACAGGGCCAGCAAGTATGGTGGCACTGACCACAGAACCTGCAGCCACTGAGGCTCTGTCCACGGGGACGGCAAGTACAGTGGCACTGACCACAGAACCTGCAGCCACTGAAGCTCTGACCACGGGGCTGGCAAGTATGGTGGCACCAACCACAGAACCTGCAGCCACCGAGGCCCAGTCCACGGAGGCCCTGTCCACAGAATCCACTTCCACTGAGGCCCTGACCACAGAACACATAATTGTAAAGTCTCCGTCCAGAGCACCAACTGTGAGCCCCAGTCCCACAGAGGGCCCGCTGGACCACAACCCAGTGAAGCAGTGCCTGCTGGCCATCCTCATCCTGGCCCTGGTGGCCACCGTCTTCCTTGTGTGCACCGTGGTGCTGGCCATCCGCCTCTCCCGCAAGAACCACACATACCCTGTACGCAACTACTCCCCTACCGAGATGGTCTGCATCTCGTCCCTGCTGCCTGAGGGGGCCGAGGGGTCCACTGCCACGGCCAATGGGGGCCTGTCCAAGGCCAAGAGCCAGGGCCTGAAGGCGGAGACTGGGGAGGACCGCGAGGGGGATGACCTCACCCTCCACAGCTTCCTCCCTTAG